A part of Parvimonas micra genomic DNA contains:
- the polA gene encoding DNA polymerase I, translated as MKKILLIDGSSLIFRAFYAIRNLTTKDGVFVNGVYGFLNMYYKALELINPTHIFVAFDKGSKTFRHNEFADYKGTRDNAPNEITYQFGILKDLLSSMNVNYLELDEYEADDIIGTIAKLAQKEGFEVDIFTGDRDYLQLVDDNILVYLTKKGISEIKLMNTESILEEYDLSPKQLIDVKALQGDSSDNIPGVKGVGEKTALKLIQEYGNLENLYENIDNLKGKLKENLVNEKDKAYLSRYLGEIFLRVPIERNIEDFEIKDVNYNEYLKKLEKLEFNSIINKHFKDIKKESTVKSNQNIDFEVINFSEIFEKIKNDDEISIKFFSDKGYIYRKKFYIGIYSNFNKKAYICKNFKLSDFEKFCNLDIKIIGYDIKEELFFALKNNLEFKNYEDVMILEYLIDSNKGNYDILKVSNEFLNLEILDLKEMLGKGKNKKTFFELEEDIIFKFISQNVFAISALYDIFIEKAKENNLISLYENVEKPLVKVLADMEKTGVLVDRNKIIELNEEYSKLAYLYEQKVYELAGEVFNLNSPKQLGVILFEKIGLPVVKKTKTGYSTDVEVLEKLSKKHEIVDYILKYRSLNKLISTYLDGILEYIMDDGRVRTSFKQMITATGRLSSVDPNLQNIPIRSEEGKNIRKVFVADKNKVFIDADYSQIELRVLAHLSKDSVMIDSFKNDLDIHYKTASEVFGVPINEVTDNQRRSAKAVNFGIVYGISDYGLSKDLNITRNEARQYIDGYLNTYPSIKSYMEEIVNKAKKDGFVTTILDRKRYIPEINSKNFNIRSFGERIALNTPIQGSAADIIKLAMIKVYERLKIEKVNAKLILQIHDELIVECEESEKETVKKILKNSMENVYKLDLPLKVDICEGRNWYESK; from the coding sequence ATGAAAAAAATACTTTTAATCGACGGTTCAAGTCTTATTTTTAGGGCTTTTTATGCGATAAGAAATTTAACAACTAAAGATGGAGTTTTTGTAAATGGAGTGTATGGTTTTTTAAATATGTACTACAAAGCATTGGAATTAATAAATCCTACTCATATTTTTGTAGCTTTTGATAAGGGTTCAAAAACTTTTAGACATAATGAGTTTGCAGATTATAAGGGAACTCGTGATAATGCTCCTAATGAAATAACTTATCAGTTTGGAATCTTAAAAGATTTACTATCTTCTATGAATGTAAATTATTTGGAGCTTGATGAATATGAAGCAGATGATATTATAGGAACAATTGCAAAACTTGCTCAAAAAGAAGGCTTTGAAGTAGATATTTTTACGGGAGATAGAGATTATTTACAATTAGTTGATGATAATATTCTTGTTTATTTGACAAAAAAGGGTATTAGTGAAATTAAACTTATGAATACAGAATCAATTTTAGAGGAATATGATCTTTCTCCTAAACAACTGATTGATGTTAAAGCTCTTCAGGGAGATAGCTCCGATAATATACCCGGAGTTAAGGGAGTTGGAGAAAAAACTGCATTAAAATTAATTCAAGAATATGGTAATCTTGAAAACTTATATGAAAATATAGATAATCTTAAAGGAAAATTAAAGGAAAATCTTGTTAATGAAAAAGATAAGGCTTATTTAAGTAGATATCTTGGAGAGATTTTTTTGAGAGTTCCTATTGAGAGAAATATTGAAGATTTTGAAATTAAAGATGTAAATTATAATGAATATCTTAAAAAGTTAGAAAAATTAGAATTTAATAGTATTATAAATAAGCATTTTAAAGATATAAAAAAAGAAAGTACAGTAAAATCAAATCAAAATATTGATTTTGAAGTAATTAATTTTTCAGAAATTTTTGAAAAGATAAAAAATGATGATGAGATATCAATTAAATTTTTCTCTGATAAAGGGTATATCTATAGGAAGAAATTTTATATCGGAATTTATTCGAATTTTAATAAGAAAGCTTATATTTGTAAAAATTTTAAGCTATCAGATTTTGAAAAGTTTTGTAATTTAGATATAAAGATAATTGGTTATGATATAAAGGAAGAATTGTTTTTTGCATTAAAAAACAATTTAGAATTTAAAAATTATGAAGATGTAATGATTTTAGAATATTTAATTGACTCTAATAAAGGAAATTATGATATTCTAAAAGTTAGTAATGAATTTTTAAATCTAGAAATTTTAGATTTAAAAGAAATGCTTGGAAAAGGTAAAAATAAGAAGACTTTTTTTGAATTGGAAGAGGACATTATTTTTAAATTTATTTCACAAAATGTATTTGCAATTTCAGCTTTATATGATATTTTTATAGAAAAAGCTAAAGAAAATAATCTGATTTCATTATATGAAAATGTTGAAAAACCTCTTGTTAAGGTTCTTGCAGATATGGAAAAAACAGGAGTTTTAGTAGATAGAAATAAGATTATTGAGTTAAATGAGGAATATTCAAAACTTGCATATTTGTATGAACAAAAAGTTTATGAACTTGCAGGAGAAGTATTTAATTTGAATTCTCCAAAACAGCTTGGTGTAATTTTATTTGAAAAAATAGGATTACCTGTAGTAAAAAAGACAAAAACAGGATATTCGACAGACGTTGAAGTTTTAGAAAAATTATCTAAAAAGCATGAAATTGTAGATTATATCTTAAAATATAGGTCTTTGAATAAATTAATTTCAACTTATTTAGATGGAATATTGGAGTATATTATGGATGACGGTAGAGTTAGAACTTCTTTTAAGCAGATGATTACCGCAACAGGAAGACTTAGCTCTGTAGATCCTAATTTACAAAATATTCCAATAAGGAGCGAAGAAGGAAAAAATATTAGAAAAGTATTTGTAGCAGATAAAAACAAAGTTTTTATTGATGCGGATTATTCACAAATTGAACTTAGAGTTTTAGCTCATTTGTCTAAGGATTCAGTTATGATTGATTCTTTTAAAAATGATTTGGATATACATTATAAAACTGCAAGTGAAGTTTTTGGCGTTCCGATTAATGAAGTTACTGATAATCAAAGACGAAGTGCAAAAGCTGTAAATTTTGGAATAGTTTATGGGATAAGTGATTATGGTCTTTCAAAGGATTTGAATATTACCAGAAATGAAGCAAGGCAGTATATTGATGGATATTTGAATACTTATCCTAGTATAAAAAGTTATATGGAAGAAATAGTTAATAAAGCTAAGAAAGATGGTTTTGTAACAACGATTTTGGATAGAAAGAGATATATTCCGGAAATTAACTCCAAAAATTTTAATATTAGAAGTTTTGGAGAGAGGATTGCTTTGAATACTCCAATACAAGGCAGTGCAGCTGATATCATAAAACTTGCTATGATTAAAGTTTATGAAAGACTGAAAATTGAAAAAGTTAATGCGAAGTTGATTTTACAAATTCACGATGAGCTTATAGTAGAATGCGAAGAAAGTGAAAAAGAAACTGTTAAGAAGATTTTAAAAAATTCTATGGAAAATGTATATAAATTGGATTTACCGTTGAAAGTCGATATTTGTGAGGGGAGAAATTGGTATGAGTCGAAATAA
- the murC gene encoding UDP-N-acetylmuramate--L-alanine ligase, producing MFKFDFNDKKYKNIHFIGIGGISMSGIAKLLLKKGYNISGSDRNTSKEIQILEKNGAKIFIGQKKENIENPDLIVYTDAILPDNEELIKAKSIGVPCVTRGQFLGALMRNYTHSIAISGSHGKSTTTSMISKILINSPFDPSILIGGNLDEIDGNVLCGNEDYLVTEACEFKANILHYYPSMAIILNIDEDHLDFYKNLDHIVDTFIGYMKNLDENSKAIINIDDPNCLPLLEHIKGETITFGINNENATYNITNISFDKVGHPCFDIENEKFGKHHFCLNIIGRHNIYNAAAAIIATYETGIDVEYIKNAISKYKNLHRRMEVYGVIGNGKKATILTDYGHHPREIKSCLSSIAEHKEGRLVCIFQPHTYSRTKALLNDFAKCFDDCDEVIVTEIYAAREKFDPTIHSIDLVEKLNKNGVNAIYLKTFEEARDYIFETFKDKDTIITTGCGNPHELAKMIVEDYK from the coding sequence ATGTTTAAGTTTGATTTTAATGATAAAAAATACAAAAATATACATTTCATCGGAATTGGTGGAATTAGTATGAGTGGGATTGCTAAACTACTTTTAAAGAAAGGATATAATATTTCTGGAAGTGACAGAAATACTTCTAAAGAAATTCAAATATTGGAAAAAAATGGTGCAAAAATATTTATAGGTCAAAAAAAGGAAAATATTGAAAATCCTGATTTAATTGTATATACAGATGCAATTTTACCGGATAATGAAGAGTTAATTAAAGCAAAATCAATTGGAGTTCCTTGCGTAACAAGAGGACAATTTTTAGGTGCCTTAATGAGAAATTATACCCATTCCATTGCAATTTCCGGTTCACATGGAAAGAGTACAACAACGAGTATGATCTCAAAAATTTTAATTAATTCACCATTTGACCCATCAATTTTAATTGGTGGAAATTTAGATGAAATTGATGGAAATGTTTTGTGTGGAAATGAAGATTATCTTGTAACAGAAGCCTGTGAATTTAAGGCTAATATTCTTCACTATTATCCTAGTATGGCTATTATTTTAAATATAGATGAAGATCATTTAGATTTCTATAAAAACTTGGATCATATTGTAGATACATTTATAGGATATATGAAAAACTTGGATGAAAATTCAAAAGCTATCATTAATATTGATGATCCAAACTGTCTTCCACTATTAGAACATATCAAAGGAGAAACTATTACATTTGGTATAAATAATGAAAATGCTACTTATAACATTACAAATATAAGTTTTGATAAAGTTGGTCATCCTTGTTTTGATATTGAAAATGAAAAATTTGGAAAACATCATTTTTGTTTAAATATAATAGGAAGACATAATATTTACAATGCAGCTGCTGCTATTATAGCTACTTATGAAACAGGAATAGATGTTGAATATATTAAGAATGCTATTTCAAAATATAAAAATTTACACAGAAGAATGGAAGTTTATGGAGTAATCGGTAATGGTAAAAAAGCTACTATTCTAACTGATTATGGACATCATCCAAGAGAAATTAAAAGTTGTCTAAGTTCAATTGCTGAACATAAAGAAGGCAGACTTGTGTGTATTTTCCAGCCACATACTTATTCAAGAACAAAAGCTTTATTAAATGACTTTGCAAAATGTTTTGATGATTGTGATGAAGTTATTGTTACTGAGATTTATGCTGCAAGAGAAAAATTCGATCCTACTATTCATTCAATAGATTTAGTTGAAAAACTAAATAAAAACGGAGTGAATGCTATATACCTAAAAACATTTGAAGAAGCAAGAGATTATATATTTGAAACATTTAAAGATAAAGATACTATAATTACAACAGGATGTGGAAATCCACATGAACTTGCAAAAATGATTGTAGAAGATTATAAATAA
- the trpS gene encoding tryptophan--tRNA ligase: MGKIVYSALQPSGQLTIGNYLGSIRNFKRLQDQYECFFNVADLHSITVPQEPKLLRERTLDLMAIFLASGLEPDKSTLFVQSHVPQHAELSWVLSCMSYMGQLNRMTQFKEKSQKSEENLNAGLFTYPVLMAADILLYQTDLVPVGVDQKQHLELARDLAERFNNKYSDTFVVPEGIIGKETGKIMSLKNPEKKMSKSDEDVNSFILLLDDEETIKRKIKKSVTDSLGNFDYNDEQKGLKNLINMYIAFSGKTSDEIVAKYKTENYSVFKEDLGQLIADSLKPLRDNYKEFISDKAYLEKVMKEGADKASYYATKTLRKVYKKVGFLPR, translated from the coding sequence ATGGGAAAAATAGTTTATAGTGCATTACAGCCTTCAGGTCAACTAACAATAGGAAATTATTTAGGTTCTATAAGAAATTTTAAGAGGTTACAAGATCAATATGAATGTTTTTTTAATGTTGCAGATTTACATTCTATAACTGTACCACAAGAACCTAAATTACTTAGAGAAAGAACATTGGACTTAATGGCTATATTTTTAGCATCAGGATTAGAACCTGATAAATCTACTCTTTTTGTTCAGTCACATGTACCTCAACATGCTGAATTATCTTGGGTTTTAAGTTGTATGAGTTATATGGGACAGCTTAATAGAATGACTCAATTTAAAGAAAAATCACAAAAATCTGAAGAAAATCTAAATGCAGGTTTATTTACTTATCCCGTTTTAATGGCTGCAGATATTTTACTATATCAAACAGATTTAGTTCCTGTTGGTGTTGATCAAAAACAACATTTAGAGCTTGCAAGAGACTTAGCTGAAAGATTTAACAATAAATATTCAGATACTTTTGTAGTTCCTGAAGGAATAATTGGAAAAGAAACTGGTAAAATTATGAGTCTTAAAAATCCTGAAAAGAAGATGAGCAAATCTGATGAAGATGTTAATTCATTTATACTACTTCTTGATGATGAAGAAACTATCAAGAGAAAAATTAAAAAATCTGTAACTGATAGCCTTGGAAATTTCGATTATAATGATGAACAAAAAGGACTAAAAAACTTAATAAATATGTATATTGCTTTTAGTGGAAAAACAAGTGATGAAATTGTGGCAAAATATAAAACTGAAAATTATTCGGTGTTTAAAGAAGATTTAGGACAATTAATTGCAGACAGTTTAAAACCGCTAAGAGATAACTACAAAGAATTTATTTCAGATAAGGCATATCTTGAAAAAGTTATGAAAGAAGGAGCAGATAAAGCATCCTATTATGCAACTAAAACACTTAGAAAAGTTTATAAAAAAGTTGGTTTTTTACCAAGATAA